Proteins from one Penicillium digitatum chromosome 2, complete sequence genomic window:
- a CDS encoding Clock controled protein (Ccg-8), putative, producing the protein MDVDKAEDRSGRAASVLSMDDLEAAQALEGLRSDFGQSPRTVRQPLHITSPDPPQPEPLLSLLTSSHPLISSAIHGSVSAYATSKSYSSRFKSGAEFIERNIGSPVANTVGTVGRKTGVESGLRWALRRRDSTSDDSKHIAKRRKMDGEVSPKTLDAEKGPDGSGHPPRTRSSSDLSMEESLPPYDETRSPHYEEKPGKRTKPTWPSRLVISTSGLGVAMSDESLRSLQYCLTWLRWANGRLGKSIVALHSAVNEWEKDKARAPSDIEAGGSGQENASLLTQRIQAVKADVLSTLKQVVDVVSKYAGGALPENARYLVRRHLTSLPHRFQVASTSQPPPDSPAASSDATVSAHRILVLAQEGLDIMAQVSGVVNDTLVSAEHWCERLGRKRPENGASSDVPEKQGDSTSDAQPYGMDVKQSLPENAIQDDVSMSGMEKV; encoded by the exons ATGGATGTCGACAAAGCAGAAGATCGATCTGGTCGGGCTGCCAGTGTACTATCGATGGATGATCTTGAAGCTGCGCAAGCCCTCGAGGGGCTTCGCTCCG ATTTTGGACAATCCCCTCGAACAGTGCGACAACCACTTCACATCACTTCACCAGATCCACCGCAGCCAGAGCCACTATTGTCTCTGTTAACTTCTTCCCATCCACTTATTTCCTCTGCCATCCACGGCTCAGTTTCTGCTTACGCCACGTCGAAGTCATACTCGTCGCGGTTCAAGTCTGGTGCCGAGTTCATCGAGCGCAATATTGGATCACCTGTCGCGAACACCGTCGGCACAGTAGGCCGCAAGACTGGCGTCGAGAGCGGCCTCCGTTGGGCACTGCGGCGACGAGACTCTACAAGTGACGACTCAAAACACATCGCTAAGCGACGAAAGATGGATGGGGAGGTGTCACCGAAGACCTTGGATGCGGAGAAGGGACCGGATGGTTCAGGTCACCCACCGCGCACACGGAGCTCGTCCGATCTCTCCATGGAGGAGTCGCTCCCCCCGTACGACGAAACAAGATCCCCTCACTACGAAGAGAAACCAGGGAAACGGACTAAGCCAACATGGCCAAGCCGACTAGTGATTTCGACTTCTGGACTTGGAGTCGCCATGAGCGATGAGTCGCTGCGTAGTCTGCAATATTGTCTGACTTGGCTTCGATGGGCAAACGGTCGATTAGGCAAGTCCATTGTAGCACTGCACAGCGCTGTCAACGAGTGGGAAAAAGACAAAGCACGAGCACCGTCGGATATCGAGGCAGGAGGCAGTGGCCAAGAAAATGCCTCGTTGCTCACCCAGCGCATCCAAGCTGTCAAGGCCGACGTGCTATCAACCTTGAAACAAGTGGTGGATGTGGTTTCCAAGTATGCGGGAGGCGCTTTGCCGGAAAATGCCCGCTATCTAGTGCGTCGACACCTGACGTCTCTGCCGCACCGCTTCCAGGTTGCATCTACATCGCAGCCACCACCAGACTCCCCAGCTGCCTCCTCCGATGCCACCGTCAGTGCTCATCGCATTCTAGTGTTGGCCCAAGAGGGTCTAGATATAATGGCGCAAGTCAGCGGTGTCGTTAACGACACATTGGTCAGTGCTGAGCACTGGTGCGAGCGGCTTGGCCGGAAACGCCCTGAGAACGGAGCTTCGTCCGACGTGC